The Nostoc sp. 'Lobaria pulmonaria (5183) cyanobiont' DNA window CGTGGGAGATTTTGAGCAGGGGATGCTGGTACAGATACCTTTACCACTGGGGACTTTGGATAATCCACCATCAGGTAAGATTATTCATCAAGCGATCGCTGATTACTACCAAAGTGAAAAGTTCGTGCAGGTTGCTCCATTCCAAGATTCGACTCTACTGAGAGACGGAACATTTCTAGATGCGATGTCTACGACGGGCTACGCCTACGCACTGAACGATACTAATATTGTTCAGGTTTTTGTATTCGCCAATGACACTACCAAAGAAGTCTTGCTAGTTGCTCGTCTTGACAACTTGGGTAAGGGCGCATCAGGAGCCGCAGTCCAAAACCTAAACATCATGCTCGGTTTTCCAGAAGAGTTGGGATTGTCATGAAAGAGGGTTAGGGAGTGGGGGAGCAGAGGAGCAAGTTTTTCCTCTCTGCCCCAATGCCCAATGCCCATTATTTTGATTTTTCTTTCAGTTCCTCAAGCAAGTGAATTACATTATGCTCAAATGCTTTGTTTCGCTCTTGAACTGATTCAATTAACGGTTTACCAAAAAGATTAATCACATACTTAGCTAGTTGAATACCTAGAGGTCTTAAATGTCCACCTGCTAAAGTTTTCCGAAAATCTTGAGGTGGCTTTTGCAGAATATTAGTAAACCATTCACAGGTTGATTTAGCAATATTGTCTGATTTGAAACAGACTAAACCCATGATATTAAATAGCTCACTATCCTTGATTAAATACTGGGTTTCTTCAACGGTTGGTTTCACGCCCCAACCAAGATTATCGATGATATCCGCTAAAAATTGAGGACGAATTGCGCTCCCTGTGTCAGCAATAGCAGGCGCTAATAGGATAGAAACCTGCCCTTTAATGAAGACACTGTTAATGTTGATATTCTTATGTACATAAGTATAAATTAAGTTTTTAACCTCATCTCTTTTTTGCGTTAATTCATCAAAAAGAATGTCAATATCTGCAATAACACTTTCTATTTCTGACTCATTAGAAGTTTTAGATAGTAGGTTACGAATAAACTGCTCTCTATCTTGAGGGTTGGGAGATAGAGCAGTAAATCCTTCTAATAAGGAGATGTATTTACAGCCAAGGCTATGTCCAATCCAAGAAAAGTTTTTATCATCTAGATAAGCTTCATAATCATATCCTGCAATACTTGCCATCCTCACAAGCTCTGGTAGAATTTCATACTGCTCCCTCATGAGAAAACCAGCTTCTACATAATGGTTAAAAGTAAAATTAAACGGCAAAAGAATAATTGTATATCCCTGCTCGAATAGAGATTGAAGCAGATAACGATAAAAAAGCATGGAGCCAAATGTTCCAAAGAAAGCGCCTGCAATAAATTGAATTACCCCTTTAGGCTTTGGATGTAGAGCAACCCAACTGTGAGAAACTGGTTTAAATCTCAGTTTTAGATTCATATTTACCATGACTTGTTTGTAGGTATATGGTGAATCTTCAAACTGAAGTTGCTGCTTTTCGGATTATTCAAAGAGATATTTTTGCACAACTGCCATGCTTTGCTAAACAAGCTGCGATCGCCTCGTTAGCAAATAGCCGGAACTCTCTTAATGGCGTTAATTTTACTAGTTAGCGGTGGTTAAAACTATTTCACCTTAGCGCGGAAGCGGACAAAACCATAAGAATTAGCTGGTGTGCCAGATCCAGTGGCTGCGGGTAGATTGGGAAAACTTGGGACTGTAATATTGACCACTACTGCCCCATTGGTGTTAGTACCGCAGTATGATGGTGTGCCTGAATCATTAGCTGTATAAAAACGCCCGCGATCGCTATCTGCTACATTAGTGAGATAAAGCGTAGGTGTAGTAGAACCAATAGCTAGGGCAATTCCTCGATCTGCTCCTGGTAAGCCACCATCATTAGGAGTCATACCATTAAAAGCAGTAGGAATAAAATTAACATTAGTCGGAACTAAGTCACAGAATTTCACATTAGTTGCATTACCAAGACCATTGGAAAGGAAATATATAGTATATTCCAATTCATCTCCCGGTTTGACAGTGCCAGCATTAATTAATCCTCGCAAGTAGCCAACAGGCCATTTAGGATCGCTATCATTAGTAGCATAAGGTTCTGGTACATAGTTACTGGCATTAGTAGCAACGTCACTGCGACCATCCACAATATCAGTTAAATCTTGGTTATTAAGGCGGGTGATGCGTTTAATTAACAACAATTTAGGATTAGAACTAACAGTATTTAATACTGTAAATAAAGTGGGGTCATCATCTGCCGTACTGGCAGGATTATTGCCAATATTTACACCATTGTCAGCAATTTGCAAGAACGAATTACCTAGAGTAGGTGGATTATTATTAGCGCCAGCAGAGTCTGCATCTGTGAACACCGTACCAACAGTTCCTGTAGGGTTATCAGGTGTGTTAAAAGTAGCATTTGCTTGGTTACTAATTGGATTACCGTCATTGGCATTATTAATCGTGGCAGTAATTTTAATGGTAATCGTATCACCTACACGTAGAATTCCAGAATTTGTCACAGCAACAACACCAGTACCGTTATAACTAGAATTGAGTGTAATGTTATTTCCTGAAGTTGCAGCAGTAATTGCTGCACTTACAAACGTTAACTGTGAGGGTAATGAGTCGTTAATGACAAAGTTAATTGCATTGCTATTACCTGGATTTAGGTTGGAGTAAGTGATGGTATATTCGATGCGATCGCCTACAGTCACTGTTCCACTACTATCATTGTCTGCGAGGAAGCGAACAGATTTGGTTCCTATGACATTTGCTTGAGTGTTAGTAGTAATTACTAAGGGAGTAGTGATTGCTTGACTTGGGAAATATGTCCAAGTATCTATTCCCTTAAAGTCACCATAATCACTACTAAATTCATGTTCTCCTAACGCACTATTGATCCCTCTAGCAGCATTACGCGGGTTAGTAGCTCCCGTACCATCTAAGTTAATCGCCGTGCCATTAGCGGTAGTATAATTGTTATCATTGTAATAAATTGTGGTCGCTCCAATCTGCTGTCCATTTTGATCTACAAGGTTAGGAAAAGCAGCAGGAGAGTTTTCCATTGTGATTTTAAACCCCTGCGGATTATTTTCGGCATCCAACATGGGAAAGTGATATTCTCCCGAACGTGTTGTGATTATGGCATTGTATGGTGCATTTCCTGGTAGAGGTAGGAGATTTACCCCACTTGCATTCTTCCCATCCCAAAGCACCACATTTGAGCCGACAGACAGCACATTTTGTAGTACTCTATCGCTACTAGGGTCAAAGATGCCATCATTATTGGTGTCAATAATTATTTGATAGCTACCAGTTGAGATAGCGTTGAAGCTAAAATTGCCTCCTACACCTACAGAAGTTTGGTTCCCACTACCTCCATTACCCCCAGTGAATTTGAACGAAGTTGGTACTGTGGGAATCGTCGCTGCTATCGGAATACTCAAAGCATTGAGAGTTGCTGTGTCGGGTCGATTGAAGAAAACTAAGTGGGTAATATCTGTTGATGTATCAGCAACACTTGGGTCTTGGACTCGCACATTGCCACTAAAGACTAAATTATTATTAGTAGCCTTAGCAGAATGGTAGACAGTGTTGTTATTTGTTTTATCAATATATCCCCGGTTGTTAGCAAAAAAGATGAAGCCAAAGGGATCGACTCCATTCATCTCAGTTTGGTAACGATACCCATCTTTGGTTTGAATATAAAGCTTAGAGTTGAGTCCTAAAGCAGCAGGAGCGCCATTTTGCCCAGCATTTCCTCCCATATTCATAGCGATATAGTTAGCAAATACTCGCCCTTTTTTGGCAACGCCGTTACTATCTCGAACTGTAATATCCCAAGCCGCTACCCCTGAAAGTTGAGTATTACCTGTAGTAAATGCCGCCGTTGCAGATATAGGTGGCGGATTGCCAGAACCACTTGTATTTGGAGAATGAAATTCAACTTCATAAATACCAGTTTCTGTAGCGACGAATTTACAAGGCGTATAGCCACCAGTATTAGGTAAAGGGCCGTTCGCTTCTTTGGCAACGGTGTTAATCAGACCAAAACCAGTTGCTAGAACATCACAAGAGCCATTTTGACTACCAAAGGGACTGCGGTAAACAATATCTTGTGAGTTTGAGAAACTAGTAGGCACACTAGAGCCAAGATTAACTGTTTCTCCCGCTTGCACATAAACTTTAAGCG harbors:
- a CDS encoding DUF1350 family protein; translation: MNLKLRFKPVSHSWVALHPKPKGVIQFIAGAFFGTFGSMLFYRYLLQSLFEQGYTIILLPFNFTFNHYVEAGFLMREQYEILPELVRMASIAGYDYEAYLDDKNFSWIGHSLGCKYISLLEGFTALSPNPQDREQFIRNLLSKTSNESEIESVIADIDILFDELTQKRDEVKNLIYTYVHKNININSVFIKGQVSILLAPAIADTGSAIRPQFLADIIDNLGWGVKPTVEETQYLIKDSELFNIMGLVCFKSDNIAKSTCEWFTNILQKPPQDFRKTLAGGHLRPLGIQLAKYVINLFGKPLIESVQERNKAFEHNVIHLLEELKEKSK
- a CDS encoding DUF11 domain-containing protein, whose protein sequence is MMKSLFKKLRAIATVNIDENDKFSLSVDNPVKKTMEKPLTISHQKLWLSSLGFFLCILGNSIQPSWAEGSKELVSDGGYRPYLEWSDLTLGGIIRKTTLKVYVQAGETVNLGSSVPTSFSNSQDIVYRSPFGSQNGSCDVLATGFGLINTVAKEANGPLPNTGGYTPCKFVATETGIYEVEFHSPNTSGSGNPPPISATAAFTTGNTQLSGVAAWDITVRDSNGVAKKGRVFANYIAMNMGGNAGQNGAPAALGLNSKLYIQTKDGYRYQTEMNGVDPFGFIFFANNRGYIDKTNNNTVYHSAKATNNNLVFSGNVRVQDPSVADTSTDITHLVFFNRPDTATLNALSIPIAATIPTVPTSFKFTGGNGGSGNQTSVGVGGNFSFNAISTGSYQIIIDTNNDGIFDPSSDRVLQNVLSVGSNVVLWDGKNASGVNLLPLPGNAPYNAIITTRSGEYHFPMLDAENNPQGFKITMENSPAAFPNLVDQNGQQIGATTIYYNDNNYTTANGTAINLDGTGATNPRNAARGINSALGEHEFSSDYGDFKGIDTWTYFPSQAITTPLVITTNTQANVIGTKSVRFLADNDSSGTVTVGDRIEYTITYSNLNPGNSNAINFVINDSLPSQLTFVSAAITAATSGNNITLNSSYNGTGVVAVTNSGILRVGDTITIKITATINNANDGNPISNQANATFNTPDNPTGTVGTVFTDADSAGANNNPPTLGNSFLQIADNGVNIGNNPASTADDDPTLFTVLNTVSSNPKLLLIKRITRLNNQDLTDIVDGRSDVATNASNYVPEPYATNDSDPKWPVGYLRGLINAGTVKPGDELEYTIYFLSNGLGNATNVKFCDLVPTNVNFIPTAFNGMTPNDGGLPGADRGIALAIGSTTPTLYLTNVADSDRGRFYTANDSGTPSYCGTNTNGAVVVNITVPSFPNLPAATGSGTPANSYGFVRFRAKVK